A region of the Scylla paramamosain isolate STU-SP2022 chromosome 24, ASM3559412v1, whole genome shotgun sequence genome:
GTGAAGGGAACGGCAGCTCACGCCTCACACTCACAGTTGGAGAGACGGGGCACGGGCGTGGAAGTGCGTCCGCTGGCTGTATAGTGTATACGTTTTGATGGTTGGCATGTGTCAGTGTATTCGAAAAGTTTAAAGGAGGACTTTAGGGAGCACAAGGATTCGCGCAGAGTTAGTGTGTAGTCACGGCAGCGGCAATGGTTCGTCTTGTGATATTTACATAATAGTATTAACTATATTAAATCATTCGTGGTGGAAAGTGTATATGTTACCTCATACTACACTTTACTTGCCGAGTGTAACATCAGCTCTCAGTAGTTTAAATGAGGGATAGCCAAGGTATGGAAGCTGTGTACTTGTGCTTCCCTTAAGTATTAGGTATGAAAGTTATATATTTGTAATTTGCCTGCAGACAAGGGAGACAAAGTTCAGAGGTCGCAGGAGGCAGCCGTGCATGTGGTGAGGGGCTGCCTAGCGTGTTCCCATCTGCCCGCCCTCACCCAAGATTCCCTGATGTGTTCGCTGCCTCGTTCTGAACTTCACCGCCCCTGCTGCCTCGCCGCCCGccatcactcccttcctctcctcacagGTAGGCTTTTCTAATTACTTGTCACATTTCGGAAGATAAACTTGCGTGGCTTTCATGAATTCTAACGGAGCCCTGCTCTTCAAATAGTGTAATTGCTCACGAGTAGTTTGTATAGTTGCATGGCTATCCTGGCGAGTGTCGCTTGCCCAGCTGGTAGTCTGTCCGGCCCGGTGACCTAAACCGGTTACCGTCGCCTCGCTGTGCACTACTGGAGGGTGAAGgagcatttattcattttactgtTATGGTCATCTTTTGCTAATGTCGTACTTCTTTGTTGCTTTCGTTGATAGTGTCAAAAAATGTTTGCATGTATGTacaaaggataaaaggaaataactatttattttcgtttttttattaatcttactGACGACTCCGTGTCGCGTACAATAATGAATCTCACACATAAGACGCACTGTGGCCTTGCCGTAAATATAAAAATCTTTTGGGGCACGAGTCTGATATGGCTGTAATAGCTTCAAGAATGTGCTGCGTCTTGGGTTTTCTCTAAGTCCAGTGAgctctccatcactccatcaGCTGAGGCTAAACTGCGTTCGTCcgtgtgtttatttataggCAGAGTACTGGTGAGCATGCTCCAGAGTCCATAACATGTTATGACGTGTGTTATGTCACGTTTTTTTCCTCCAATAACTAATAACTTCTGTATTTCTGGCCACTGGCAAGACAGCACGTTACCCTGTAGATACGAGGGAACCATTTCAGGTACAAGCCACAAGGATAACTTCAGTTTTAACCTGGTTGCCATCGTGACCAAGTGGAATAAGTGTGACGTAATTTTACAGCAAAATTACATTTGCGAGGCGATTCAGCGGTAGAGTTTGTGTTCGTACGGCTTTTTATCGCAATACGTGCAGTTTCTGGAGTGCAACACGCCTTGTAAGTATTACATATCTGATAAAATTAAATTGTGTCTGTTAGGTAAATGTCTTTGAGGGTTATTGCAATTTAATTAATGTCACTGGCTTAATATAGAGGCTGTTCTGCTCACTGCCCAAACCTGCTGCAACAGGTAGTCATTCaccctcctttttcccttttttctccctttcgcCTTCCCGACCCACCTTCCTCCCCAGcccaccttctctcctttcttgcaTCCCTCACGCTCTCATTTTTAATGTACCAGCTGGTAAATAGCTTAACTCGTGTAAATTCAGTTAGCCTTTCTAGTTATTGATaaacgtttacacacacacacacacacacacacacacacacacacacacacacacacacacacacacacacacacacacacacacacatttttttttcattttcaggtTGCGGAATTTTGAAATTGAGATTTGGCTTCTCTCCCCTCATATACATTTATATGAATAAGATGCGTAGAGGGCAAGGCAGCTTAAGCCTCCCTTTTGTGCCGTTGTCAGGGTGACGAGGAAAACTGAACGACCGTCAGCAGTACACACTACGTCTTTTATCTGTCGACTGCCAACGatgaccaagaaaaaaaatactggcaTTAAAGACGCGAATTACTTTAATACTAATTGATAACTATAAACTGATTTCTGGAACCTGTGATAAATTATAGACATCCAGaggtaaaatgtaaaaaaataccaagatcttctcttcttccttctcccgctGAGGCTTCAGTGTCATCGCGGAAGAATGAGAAAGCGGTGTGCGTGGTCGCCTTCCTTGCTGAGTCAGAATGCAAGCCCTTGTCAAGACGCTGCGCCAGCCTGTCATCGCTGCCTGGCGCAGCGGCCCTTGGTGCATCGCCAGGTGAGGAAGCGCCCCGCGCTGTATTGATCAAATATTTTCTCGTTTCGTTATAAAAGAACCATTAGTTGAAAAGACACCGTGCAGTTTTATGAAATAAAGATTAACTTAAGATATTTAttatagagaaggaaagaaaaacacacattttgttTTTGACTTAAAGGTGAACATTTGGGGTTCAAAATAATTCAGCGGTAGGGGAGGCAAGCTGCAGCCTGCCCGCCGCCGCTCCAGCCCGAGGACAGAAAGGCGAGGTAAATTTGGATTCAATTTTTACAAAACCAGAGTTGCAATACATAGCTGAGTGAAGCTGAAGATTCACGAATGAATAAAAACTATCAATCTCAGTCACCTGATTAATTCAGTATACAccagtggtattttttttttttacttttagttTATATTATTCCAGATATGCCACCAAGATTTCTACCGAGAATGTGCAATCGTTTTGGCGGACAGGGCGGAGGGGCGAGATTGTGGTAGTGAGAACAGGAGTTCAtgtgtttgcatttgtttaTCCTCCAGAGAGAAAACTTTTCGTCCCACATCTTTGGCTCAGCTCTGGAAAAATATTCCTTCCTTATGTATTAAGGAGCAAATATACGTTCCCCGTTTGTTGCGGCGTGACAGCCTCGAGACAGGGCGCGTAACAGGGCGTCAGCTGGTGCTCGTAGTGTTTGCTAGGCCGCCCCCCCTCGCCTGCAGGATACGTGCACtgcatcattgtgtgtgtgtgtgtatgtgtgtgtgtgtgtgtggctggataagtgggtgggtgcgtgtggGTGTCTTCCATGTTTCAGCTGAAAACTGGATCCCTTACAAagattcatgaaaaaaaaaaaaaaaatggtttcgTTTCCTTTTGTTCTCGCGCGTCCCGTCTGAGTCAGCTTTCCTGTTGAGTTTGGTAATGTATTAACTAAATGTTCCTGTCAGAATGATCTCAATGAACGACACGAAGTCTATCTTGAATTGATAACGTTGAGAACAGGCAACCTGATCGACCTGGAATACAAGATAGATGTTTTATGTATTATGGGGAGCGGCTaagggagaaaagtgaagaaaaaaaacgctTCTCATAATTGCTGTGCGCcccctccttccatttcccaGAGAAAGTGATAAAAGATCCGAGAGTATGTccaaaatatttatttaattgattGACTCATAAATGGATTAACGGATAATCgagtaccgaaaaaaaaaaaaaaaaaaaaaaaaaaaaaaaaaaaaaatatatatatatatatatatatatatatatatatatatatatatatatatatatatatatatatatatatatatatatatatatatatatatatatataaaacacaagGTCATGCGGTGCAGCTGGAATAACTAAACGTTTGACAGAAAAGTGGCGCGAGGCTTTCGTCGTGCACTAGACAGGCAATGGCTgccgataatgataatattggcagggagggagaggaactgTTATTGCCCAAACACAGGCCAATAGGTCACGGCGTCTGTCAGTGGCTACCTAGAGACAAGGAAGACGAGTTCGGGAACCTTTGGCTGGAGCGTCACCAGGCTTTGTGCTAACGAGTAGTGACCCGACACGAGCTTCCTCCGTCCGGTTCTGGAGTTGGCTGGCtaaagagggaaaggtggaaCGGGTAGGCGAGGCAAGGTTAGCAAATAGGAACCTGAAACAACCTCTCCAGCTCTCGCATATACATGGTAATTGTGGTAATAATCGTTAGTTCTGACGTGTACGTTGTTCCACTGGGAAAGTTAGTGTGGCAGAGTGCACCGCCGCGCTACACCGtcagcccctcctcctcctcctcctcctcctcctcttctttcccttcttcctcctcctttacctcctctccaCGCCGAATAAGGGAATGAAAAACAACAGCAGAATGTCAGCGGTCCTCTCCACCactgtcctcctcttttttcttcctcctcatccacctccacacacacaaaaaaatatcgaTAGGAGTTTTGCCGGGTAAATCTGAGGCTGTGGAATGTTATGGGAGCGGAAAGAATGCGAGGAGCAAGTCAGGAGAGACGGGGAaggtgggggaagagaggggatggTGAGGAGGCAGGGGAGTGAAAGAGGTGGGGcgggtgagagaggaagatgcaTAAATTGTGACCGTCTCTCTTCTCGGCGTCCAGCGATCTATTAGTGCACAAAATTGTCATGAATATTAAGTAactgtgtatgagagagagagagagagagagagagagagagagagagagagagagagagagagagagagagagagagagagagagagagagagacttgtaacCTGGTGTAAAATCCTGTAATAGCTTGAATTATTAAGTAGTCCCGTGTGTTTAATAAAGGCGTTACTGTTTCCTTTGTGAGGTCAAGGAaaggtgttgtgttggtgataTCAAGGTGAACATTTGTGTCTGAACGATTGAAAGCTTCCGCGGATTGTGTAGGTGCTGTGAATAACACGTCGTATATGCCAAGAAATCACAGTGCAGTTGTTGTGATGCAGTTTTTAATAACAGACGATTGCTCAGAACCATGACAGCGAGATCAAATCCAGAACCCTCAGGTGGTAATAGCCGGTCGTCGGAAGGGAAGAGATTCAATGCTGTCTCGATTCAGTGTTTCGTAGATGGTTCGACTCCTGTTTGCACTGTTTCAGTATTGCTTCGAAACTTTCCCACTTCCCCTGCACTGCCGCGGCCACTGTGTCGGGTCTGCATATATACACGTGCCGATTTTCAGGAGCAGCTTCAATCGCCACCTGATGGGTTTGGAAATTGAATGTGATTtgagttaattttgttttccgcGCGGTTTGTTGAGAGCTGATTGCGTGTGATTAATCTCGTAACGATTATATTATGTACTGTGTATTTGCCTAATAGATGGTAACGAGAAGCCTGGGGCGGGGCCGCGAGACTCATCAgagctgtggagagagagagagagagagagagagagagagagagagagagagagagagagattggtgttAAATTCATTATGCACTATAGCGTCAatcaagtattttatttatgaaGTGGCAGTCAATCACAAAATACGAATTAAAGGAACAAAGTGCAAAATAAACCATACCACTTGGGGAACGtacctacagagagagagagagagagagagagagagagagagagagagagagagagagagagagagagagagagagagagagatcctccgTCGTGTAAACATCCcatgaaccaccaccaccaccaccaccaccacccaagcaCCTCCCACTAGGccccgaaaaagaaaaaaaagtaaaagtacaGGCAGTTTCTGTACAGCATCATTCTGAATTCCAGGCGGGCGCAGTGTTGCTTCCCGTGGGGCTGTACATGGAGTAAACAGCAGGGCGTAAACTACACACTCGTTGTCTGTCGCTAGAAGTGGCCATCGCACcgccaaggacacacacacacacacacacacacacacacacacacacacacacacacacacacacacacacacacacacacacacacacacacacacacacacacacacacacattgaactTGACCTGTTGCTTCCATCGGCAGGTTTTGTGATCCTCGTATGACCCTCTTTCATTTCCCGCCACCAGTTGTAGAGCTATCCCGACCGTCCCTCTCTAGTATTCATCCCTTAGCTTTtgggtattgagagagagagagagagagagagagagagagagagagagagagagagagagagagagagagagagagagagagagagagagaacgagaataATGTGTTTAGTCTGAAGGATGGAAGTATTTAGTGACATGGCTTAATGAAGAATCCTCGTCTAGAATGAaggccaactctctctctctctctctctctctctctctctctctctctctctctctctctctctctctctctctctctctctctctctctctctctctctctctctctctctctctctctctctctctctgtgtgtgtgtgtgtgtgtgtgtgtgtgtgtgtgtgtgtgtgtgtgtgtgtgtgtgtgtgtgtgtgtgtgtgtgtgtgtgtgtgtgtgtgtgtgtgtgtcggctgGGGACAGCACACACCAGCAGCCTTAATTTTAGCGACAGTCACAGCCGTAAAGGAGAAAAACGCGTGGTGTAAAGGCCTGTGGACCATTAGGCAGAgggcgaggaagggaggtagggagagaggcatagggaaagagggagggaagataggaGAAGGAAGGCTATAGGAGGGGAGGCCGAAGGGGAGATGGcagcgaggggagggaggaaagaagaggggagaaaaagagaggagagagtgtagGTCTTTGCTCCTTGCTATCGAATCACACcttccctattttctctttaaCTCTTACCACCATTCCGTTCCCTCTTTCTTGCATGCCCTTTAACCcgttcccttttcccttccactccccttcACCCGCACACCTCAAGGGAAATGGACAGGGAATAGCACCAGTTTAAAGTTAACATTCATGTCcttccaccaaaaaaaaaaaaaaaaaaggaaaaaaagaaaaaaaatacgtaaaaaaagtaAACGCCACTATTTTTTTCAAAGGTAAGTTATGGAGGGAGGAGTATTAATTGCAATGGGTCTCGTTCATCTGGCGCAGTGTGAGAGGATAAGGAAGTATTGATATTATATCCACCCGCCACCCAGCTTGTTCACGTTAATCCACTCAATACTAGTGCCAGGTggaagtatttttattttgatgCGACAAGTCCATTCCGGGTTATTTAGTGCTCGtgtaatatacattttttttggggggttagggagagggagggaatttaTTTACGGCCATACTGCGCGCTTTGGAAGTGTGACAAGTGTGATGCGGTGTGTGGTAGTCGTggtttaggtggtggtggtggtgagtgacggACGGTGCTCCAATAGTGGGCATTATGGTGTGTGGtgaggctcacacacacacacacacacacacacacacacacacacacacacacacacacagtcatataATAGGAGCAGTATTTCAGTCGCTCTGACCTCGAGTGAGtttacacatatatatatatatatatatatatttttttttttttcgttttcattttcatttttttttatatctgtgTGGCGGTAAATCTGAAAACGTGgagctgttcttttttttatttattatcatgaTCTCTCTTGTGTGTAGCGAgcaagaacaaacacacacacacacacacacacacgcacagacacacagacacacacacagacacccacacacagacacccacccacccacacacacacacgcttcagCAGGTGTGGATGAAAAAAAGCTGTAATGTTTCCCTTGCATGAGGCTTCGTTAGTTGTATTAGCGTCCTGAGCGTCGTAAACATTATGGAAATGAGACCCGTGGACCTCCTGACGTAATCCCGGTGTATTCATTGCCTGGTACTAACACTGTGAGGGGGAACAAGTACAGGTTACATGTACAGGTGGTTTTAAggcactttcctctctctcaacagtaGTCTGGAGAGAAAAAGGCAGTTATTCATGTGTTATGTTATATTTCCAGATTGGGTGAAGTTATAGAAAGATATAGTTGGTAGTTGAAGGGATAACttgggaaactttttttttattctagggtATCGTTAATTTTTATGCATATAGAGAGGTAACTGTACAAATATGAATCATGTACAAATATGAATGATGTCATATTCGCATGATTCAGGTAAAGAAGTATAGGGGATGACTATGTTTATAAAAGGAGTGCTTTTTGAATATGATCATCTGTAGAGGGTGGAAAGTAACAGGCCATGTAGGAATATAAATCATGCCATACTGAAATCGCAGTTTCCGATAAACTAGTATGAAGATATACACTTTACAACAGAAGAAGTGGTTTTATCATATGCTGTATACATGCTGAGGAgtaaaattaatgtaaaatatAGATCAGTCGTAATAAGCAAGttagtaagaaaacaaaaaatgcaagtaCTGGTAACAATAACTAACATTCAAACACCACTTCTATAGACCTCTTCTCTTACGTGTACAGACCAGCGAGGCACCGACCCGTAGAAACATATCTGTAGTAA
Encoded here:
- the LOC135112626 gene encoding uncharacterized protein LOC135112626, yielding MVPDLLVDIAEVPCVTWVGTVRSYVVRWRWSSVGLVVVARKPCHWLCSSGQNSLLIREKTPCRGLGAYKGDKVQRSQEAAVHVVRGCLACSHLPALTQDSLMCSLPRSELHRPCCLAARHHSLPLLTVSSRKNEKAVCVVAFLAESECKPLSRRCASLSSLPGAAALGASPGDKGQNEAELLVIGEEEGGPAITATTSTTSAVDNP